A window from Anaerolineae bacterium encodes these proteins:
- the pstC gene encoding phosphate ABC transporter permease subunit PstC produces MATPWYRQRAETWQFPLGLNRRLQDRLGKWVMAWLTLLTGLLVPVIALALYLRVQPILASKPLAELLFSTTWHPLKGAFGFYPFIIGTLWVTGLAMFIAVPPSLLTAIYLAEYASERVRGLVKPFIDLLAGIPSVVFGIWGILTVVPFVEHVAMPGLGGWLGFIPLFRSDNPTGYGVLAGSLVLAVMVFPIIIAVAEEVIRAAPQGLREASLALGATRWQTVKHVVLKHSLAGVMAAVVLGFSRAFGETMAVLMVVGNMPKVPHSIFDAAYPLTALIANNYGEMMSIPLYDAALLGAALILLLVVLVFNLASRLVLVRLVRQA; encoded by the coding sequence ATGGCAACCCCCTGGTATCGGCAACGCGCCGAAACGTGGCAGTTTCCCCTGGGGTTAAATCGCCGTCTTCAAGATAGGCTGGGCAAATGGGTGATGGCCTGGCTAACTCTGCTGACCGGCCTGCTGGTGCCGGTGATAGCCCTGGCGCTCTACCTGCGCGTCCAACCCATCCTGGCCAGCAAACCCCTGGCGGAGTTATTGTTTTCAACCACCTGGCACCCCCTCAAAGGCGCTTTTGGCTTCTATCCCTTCATTATAGGCACCTTGTGGGTGACGGGCCTGGCCATGTTTATCGCCGTGCCGCCCTCCCTCTTAACAGCCATTTACCTGGCCGAATATGCTTCGGAGCGAGTGCGCGGCCTGGTTAAGCCATTCATTGACCTGCTGGCCGGAATTCCGTCGGTGGTGTTTGGCATCTGGGGCATCCTCACCGTGGTGCCTTTTGTGGAGCACGTGGCTATGCCGGGGTTAGGGGGTTGGTTGGGTTTCATTCCCCTTTTCCGCAGCGACAACCCCACCGGCTACGGGGTTCTGGCCGGGAGCCTGGTGCTGGCCGTGATGGTCTTTCCCATCATCATCGCCGTGGCCGAGGAAGTTATCCGGGCCGCTCCCCAGGGTTTGCGGGAAGCCTCGCTGGCGCTGGGGGCCACCCGCTGGCAAACCGTCAAGCACGTGGTGCTCAAACACTCGCTGGCCGGGGTAATGGCCGCCGTGGTGTTAGGCTTTTCCCGGGCTTTTGGCGAAACAATGGCCGTGCTAATGGTGGTGGGCAATATGCCCAAAGTGCCCCACTCCATCTTTGACGCCGCTTACCCCCTGACCGCCCTCATCGCTAATAACTACGGTGAGATGATGTCCATTCCCCTGTACGATGCGGCTTTGTTAGGCGCGGCCCTAATTTTATTGCTGGTGGTGCTGGTGTTCAACCTGGCTTCGCGGCTGGTGCTGGTGCGCTTGGTCCGGCAAGCATAG
- the pstA gene encoding phosphate ABC transporter permease PstA: MKRRKAEECFFKLMMAGSMVIVLGSLALILATILWRGLPALNLAMLTQTPKGGYYLGKEGGILNAIVGSLYLAGGATLLSLVASLPIALYLQIYATRSQMGELARLALDVLWGIPSIVYGAFGFTLMVWLGMRASLLGGIIALALLELPIMARGMDEAIAVVPSALKEASLALGATRLETAGKVIIRQTAPGLLTAILLAFGRGIGDAASVLFTAGYTDRLPDSLFSPAASLPLAIFFQLGTPFPAVQERAYASALVLTVIVLTLSLLARKLAGRLNTHIVR; this comes from the coding sequence ATGAAAAGGCGCAAAGCAGAAGAGTGTTTTTTTAAGCTCATGATGGCCGGCTCTATGGTTATTGTTTTGGGCAGTCTGGCCCTCATCCTGGCTACCATTCTCTGGCGAGGGCTGCCGGCCCTGAACCTGGCCATGCTCACCCAAACTCCCAAGGGCGGTTATTACCTGGGCAAAGAGGGCGGCATCTTAAACGCTATTGTCGGCTCGCTTTACCTGGCCGGGGGAGCCACCCTCCTGTCCCTGGTGGCCAGTTTGCCCATTGCCCTCTATTTGCAAATTTATGCGACTCGTTCCCAGATGGGCGAACTGGCTCGCCTGGCCCTGGATGTATTGTGGGGCATTCCCAGCATTGTTTACGGCGCATTTGGCTTTACCTTGATGGTCTGGCTGGGCATGCGCGCCTCGCTGCTGGGCGGAATTATCGCCCTGGCCCTGCTGGAATTGCCGATTATGGCCCGGGGCATGGACGAGGCCATTGCCGTAGTTCCTTCAGCCCTGAAAGAAGCTTCGTTGGCCCTGGGGGCCACCCGCCTGGAGACGGCCGGCAAGGTAATTATCCGGCAAACAGCGCCCGGCCTGCTTACCGCCATTTTGCTGGCTTTTGGCCGGGGCATTGGCGACGCCGCCTCGGTGCTTTTTACCGCCGGTTATACCGATCGCCTGCCGGATTCCCTTTTCAGTCCGGCGGCTTCATTGCCCCTGGCCATTTTTTTCCAACTGGGCACGCCCTTTCCGGCCGTCCAGGAGCGAGCTTACGCCTCGGCCCTGGTGCTAACCGTGATTGTATTGACCCTCAGTTTGCTCGCCCGTAAATTGGCCGGGCGATTGAACACCCATATTGTCCGGTAG
- a CDS encoding phosphate ABC transporter ATP-binding protein, protein MLNPHLQIQNLNIWYGAHHALKDVTAEIPGRGITAIIGPSGCGKTTLLKSLNRLLEETNGTRVTGQVLLNGRNIYEAGVDVTEVRTRVGLLASKPFPLPMSIYDNVAYGPRIHNQRNGGLDQTVERNLRAAGLWDEVNDRLRKPATGLSTGQQQRLCLARALAVQPEVLLGDEPTSALDPISAQRIEKQLLELKEKMTIVVVTHLLRQARRLADHVIFLWLGELVESGPAEQVFTKPKDERTRAYLQGDIG, encoded by the coding sequence ATGTTAAACCCACACCTTCAAATCCAAAATCTCAATATTTGGTATGGGGCGCATCATGCCCTAAAGGATGTAACCGCAGAAATTCCGGGCAGGGGCATCACGGCCATTATTGGCCCTTCGGGCTGCGGCAAAACCACGCTGCTCAAAAGCCTGAACCGGCTGCTGGAAGAAACAAACGGCACGCGGGTAACGGGACAGGTTTTGCTCAACGGCCGCAACATCTACGAGGCCGGAGTAGACGTGACCGAAGTGCGGACCCGCGTTGGTTTGCTGGCCTCAAAACCTTTCCCCCTGCCTATGTCTATCTACGATAACGTGGCTTATGGCCCACGCATCCATAATCAGCGCAACGGCGGGCTGGATCAAACCGTTGAACGCAATCTGCGGGCCGCCGGTTTATGGGACGAGGTGAACGACCGGCTGCGCAAACCGGCCACCGGGCTTTCTACCGGCCAGCAACAGCGGCTCTGCCTGGCCCGCGCCTTGGCCGTGCAGCCGGAGGTATTATTGGGCGATGAACCGACCTCGGCGCTGGATCCTATCTCGGCCCAACGTATCGAGAAACAACTACTGGAACTCAAAGAAAAGATGACCATTGTGGTGGTTACACACCTACTGCGGCAGGCTCGCCGCCTGGCCGACCACGTTATCTTTTTGTGGCTGGGCGAACTGGTCGAGTCTGGCCCGGCCGAACAAGTTTTTACCAAGCCCAAAGATGAACGCACCCGGGCTTATCTGCAAGGCGACATTGGCTAG
- a CDS encoding extracellular solute-binding protein: MVKLFAFPKIKQAQWRKLAGWLLGASLVAVIAFYGGQTLLSNARGPVRLVVYAFSTQEEVLTQKIFPAFEQAWEADTGRDLTIEAVFGPSGTLAGQINLGAPADVALFSNEQHVNWLKVGRRVKWETQPVTVSYTPMIIVTRPGNPAGIADFNDLAQPGLRLLHANPRSSGAGDWAVLAEYGSALLESDDPAAAQTQLKNIWRNVRLLGPSARATLILFELGAGDALVTYEQDARLALQRGALLQIVIPPRTIVAQHVAVVVDANVTTTERPAAQALVNYLLSEAGQQAFIRYHQRPASLAGESPVSLAGETFTPLAQTFTVEDLGGWSRAYHELIETIWQVEIEPGLNLEPADGLPQTKGD, translated from the coding sequence GTGGTTAAACTATTCGCGTTCCCAAAAATCAAACAAGCCCAGTGGCGTAAACTGGCCGGTTGGCTGTTAGGCGCAAGCCTGGTAGCCGTTATTGCCTTTTATGGCGGGCAAACCCTCTTGAGCAATGCCCGCGGCCCGGTCAGGTTGGTGGTGTACGCTTTCAGCACGCAAGAAGAGGTCCTCACCCAGAAAATCTTTCCCGCCTTTGAACAGGCCTGGGAAGCCGATACGGGCCGCGATTTGACCATCGAGGCCGTGTTTGGCCCGTCGGGGACGCTGGCCGGGCAAATCAACCTGGGCGCCCCGGCAGACGTGGCCCTGTTCAGCAACGAGCAGCATGTAAATTGGCTTAAAGTGGGGCGGCGCGTAAAATGGGAGACTCAACCGGTCACGGTCAGTTATACCCCCATGATCATTGTCACCCGTCCCGGCAACCCGGCCGGGATTGCCGATTTTAATGACCTGGCCCAGCCCGGCTTGCGCTTACTGCACGCCAACCCGCGCAGTTCCGGGGCCGGGGATTGGGCCGTGCTGGCCGAGTATGGCAGCGCCCTGCTGGAATCCGACGACCCGGCAGCCGCCCAGACGCAACTTAAAAACATCTGGCGCAACGTGCGGCTGTTGGGGCCATCGGCCCGGGCCACGTTGATCCTGTTTGAATTGGGCGCGGGTGACGCCCTGGTCACGTACGAACAAGATGCGCGCCTGGCCTTGCAGCGAGGCGCGTTGCTGCAAATTGTGATCCCGCCCCGCACCATTGTGGCGCAGCACGTGGCGGTGGTAGTTGACGCTAACGTTACGACGACGGAACGGCCGGCAGCCCAGGCCCTGGTCAACTATCTCTTGAGCGAGGCCGGCCAGCAAGCCTTCATTCGTTACCACCAACGCCCGGCCAGTTTGGCCGGGGAAAGCCCGGTCAGTTTGGCCGGGGAAACTTTTACCCCGCTGGCTCAAACTTTTACCGTGGAAGATTTAGGAGGCTGGTCCCGGGCCTACCACGAATTAATCGAAACTATTTGGCAGGTCGAAATTGAACCGGGCCTGAACCTGGAGCCGGCGGATGGGCTGCCCCAAACGAAAGGAGATTGA
- a CDS encoding universal stress protein: MRILMATGGAPHSEAALRFGAHLLQAGRASRVPTIITVIRRDTERLKAEAIQSRACRILDLQPPQVQPVIRTGHPAEEIVREAEEGAYDAVLVGERQQHDLATRFLLGSTAERVVEHAPCPVIIAKGKISPLQRILLCDSGAEPSTLLQRFTTQLFKLVKPEDTITILHVMSQLSAGPGVRGQQLRAGARELIEEQAPEGQLLQRDIQLLRPLNIQPQPKVRHGLVVDEILQEAQEEDYHLVVIGAYQGQGWRRILLDDLTHQIITKVDRPVLIVR, translated from the coding sequence GTGCGTATCTTAATGGCCACCGGCGGCGCCCCCCACTCGGAAGCGGCCCTGCGTTTTGGCGCACATCTTTTGCAAGCGGGTCGGGCCAGCCGGGTGCCAACCATTATCACCGTCATCAGGCGCGACACCGAACGCTTGAAAGCCGAGGCCATTCAGTCTCGCGCCTGCCGGATTCTGGATTTGCAGCCGCCCCAGGTACAGCCCGTGATTCGCACGGGCCACCCGGCGGAGGAGATTGTGCGCGAAGCCGAGGAGGGGGCTTACGACGCAGTGCTGGTGGGCGAGCGGCAACAGCACGACCTGGCCACCCGCTTTTTACTTGGTTCAACCGCCGAACGGGTGGTGGAACATGCGCCCTGCCCCGTGATTATTGCCAAGGGCAAAATCAGCCCTTTGCAACGCATTTTACTGTGCGATAGCGGGGCCGAACCTTCGACCCTGCTTCAGCGTTTTACCACCCAGTTGTTCAAGCTGGTCAAACCGGAAGATACCATTACCATTTTGCACGTTATGTCGCAACTGAGCGCCGGCCCCGGGGTAAGGGGCCAACAATTGCGGGCCGGGGCCAGGGAACTGATTGAGGAGCAAGCCCCTGAAGGGCAACTGCTCCAACGCGACATCCAACTCCTGCGGCCATTGAACATACAGCCCCAGCCCAAGGTGCGCCACGGCCTGGTAGTGGACGAGATTTTGCAGGAAGCCCAAGAAGAGGATTATCACCTGGTGGTGATTGGCGCCTACCAGGGCCAGGGCTGGCGACGCATTCTACTGGACGACCTGACTCACCAGATTATCACCAAAGTGGACCGGCCTGTGCTGATTGTGCGCTAA
- a CDS encoding GNAT family N-acetyltransferase: MKKLGTYTTHSGQKINIRLLEKDDSALLVDMFNRLSPESKRLRFHLYTTRIPEERMWKEAKALTDNNPQCKVAVVATVAGDGGAEQAVGVAHFIRAAPTDTEAEVAIVVRDDFQRKGLGKYLLRTLANRARKLGVTHFTAWIMAENIRLMKLVKGMELKNVESETRHGEQKIRVPLEEQRPGCWPTFLTRLPAWGRRQ, encoded by the coding sequence ATGAAAAAACTTGGCACTTATACCACTCACTCAGGCCAAAAAATAAATATTCGCCTGCTAGAAAAAGATGACTCGGCGCTATTAGTAGATATGTTCAACCGGCTTTCGCCGGAAAGCAAACGCTTACGCTTTCACCTCTATACCACCAGAATACCGGAAGAGCGCATGTGGAAAGAGGCCAAAGCATTAACCGATAACAACCCCCAGTGTAAGGTGGCCGTAGTGGCCACAGTGGCCGGGGATGGGGGGGCGGAGCAAGCCGTGGGCGTGGCGCATTTTATCAGGGCCGCCCCCACCGATACCGAAGCCGAAGTAGCCATTGTGGTCCGCGATGATTTTCAACGCAAGGGATTGGGCAAGTACCTTTTGAGAACGCTGGCCAATAGAGCACGCAAGCTTGGCGTTACGCATTTTACCGCCTGGATCATGGCCGAAAATATCCGCTTGATGAAATTAGTAAAAGGCATGGAATTAAAAAATGTAGAATCTGAAACCCGGCATGGGGAGCAAAAAATCCGGGTTCCGCTTGAAGAACAACGGCCGGGCTGTTGGCCCACCTTTTTAACCCGGTTGCCTGCTTGGGGAAGGCGTCAATAA
- a CDS encoding GNAT family N-acetyltransferase: MTILIPDRVRTAHLSLSTNPSFHLIPASAFTYEELTEAYNQTRVDYIVPMPMNAARLREYVETYDVDMDASAVAVEDDHMLALGMLGVREGRAWITRLGVVRSNRRQGVGWTLVTHLVEQACQKKAAYIVIEVIDDNLPAYSLFSKKGFKPVRELLVLRRPPANVKITPPAAKIETLSYAEAVQLLQKRAAKASWIDEYESLLNAGNLSAFRATLTDGSEGWLVYQNTVFQLSRLVMQTEVGSQLNIGRALLHYLHTVHPVQDTKTENLPANDPHWPAFKELGYLVSFRRVEMVLPLK, translated from the coding sequence ATGACTATTCTTATTCCCGACAGAGTGCGCACAGCGCACCTTAGCCTCTCAACCAACCCCAGCTTCCATCTTATTCCTGCCAGCGCCTTTACCTACGAAGAGTTGACCGAGGCCTATAACCAAACCCGGGTTGATTACATTGTGCCTATGCCGATGAACGCAGCCAGGCTGCGTGAATATGTTGAAACGTATGACGTTGATATGGATGCTTCGGCGGTGGCTGTTGAGGATGACCACATGTTAGCCCTGGGGATGTTGGGCGTGCGCGAAGGGCGAGCCTGGATCACTCGTTTGGGTGTTGTTCGTAGCAATCGTCGCCAGGGAGTGGGCTGGACTTTGGTGACCCATCTGGTTGAACAGGCTTGCCAAAAAAAAGCGGCTTATATTGTGATAGAAGTGATTGATGATAATCTACCGGCCTATAGCCTTTTTAGCAAAAAGGGATTCAAGCCGGTGCGAGAGTTGTTGGTCTTGCGCCGTCCCCCCGCCAATGTAAAAATCACTCCCCCCGCCGCCAAAATTGAAACCCTCTCTTATGCTGAAGCCGTGCAATTATTGCAGAAGAGAGCGGCCAAAGCTTCCTGGATTGATGAATACGAGTCTTTGCTGAACGCCGGTAATCTCAGCGCCTTCCGGGCCACTTTAACAGACGGCAGCGAAGGCTGGCTGGTTTATCAAAATACAGTTTTTCAACTAAGCCGCCTGGTTATGCAAACTGAAGTGGGCAGCCAACTGAATATTGGCCGGGCTTTGCTGCACTATCTCCATACGGTCCATCCCGTTCAGGATACCAAAACCGAGAATCTTCCGGCCAACGACCCTCACTGGCCGGCCTTTAAGGAGTTAGGCTACCTGGTCTCCTTCCGCCGGGTGGAGATGGTCCTGCCCTTAAAATAG
- a CDS encoding response regulator, which translates to MRRILEARHHEVIHVSEGEAGLTKAFEGAHDLILVDLGLPDIDGQTLVTLIKRTPELKDIPVVAVTAWPEDTAREMAMAYGCDGFISKPINTRTFPDQIAEFLVKN; encoded by the coding sequence ATGAGGCGTATCTTGGAAGCTCGCCATCACGAGGTTATTCATGTGAGCGAGGGAGAAGCCGGCCTGACCAAAGCCTTTGAAGGAGCGCACGATTTGATTCTGGTTGACCTGGGCCTGCCCGATATTGACGGCCAAACGTTGGTCACGCTCATCAAACGTACTCCCGAATTGAAGGACATTCCGGTGGTGGCGGTCACGGCCTGGCCCGAGGATACGGCCAGAGAAATGGCCATGGCTTATGGCTGTGATGGTTTTATCTCCAAACCAATCAACACCCGTACTTTCCCTGATCAAATCGCCGAATTTTTAGTTAAAAACTGA